One window of Quercus robur chromosome 5, dhQueRobu3.1, whole genome shotgun sequence genomic DNA carries:
- the LOC126728910 gene encoding cycloartenol synthase-like, with translation MVYLPMSYLYGKRFVGPITSTIRSLRKELYMVPYHEIDWNEARNLCAKEDLYYPHPLVQDILWGSLYYAYEPVFMRWPAKRLREKALQTVMQHIHYEDENTRYICIGPVNKVLNVLCCWVEDPNSEAFKLHLPRIFDYLWIAEDGMKMQGYNGSQSWDTSFAIQAIISTNIAEEYGTTLRKAHDYIKDSQVLLCPGDLNFWYCHISKGAWPFSTADHGWPISDCTAEGLKAVLLLSTFPSETVGKSLDVKRLYDAVNVLLSLQNTDGGFATYELTRSYQWLELINPAETFGDIVIDYL, from the exons ATGGTGTATTTGCCCATGTCTTATTTATATGGGAAAAGATTTGTCGGTCCTATCACGTCCACAATCCGATCTTTGAGAAAGGAGCTTTATATGGTTCCCTATCATGAGATAGATTGGAATGAGGCTCGCAATCTTTGTGCGAAG GAAGATCTATACTACCCCCATCCACTTGTTCAGGATATCCTCTGGGGATCTCTATACTATGCCTATGAACCTGTTTTTATGCGTTGGCCTGCAAAAAGATTGAGGGAGAAGGCTCTACAAACTGTAATGCAGCATATCCACTATGAAGATGAAAATACTCGGTATATATGCATTGGGCCTGTCaataag GTGTTGAATGTGCTTTGTTGTTGGGTGGAGGATCCAAACTCAGAGGCATTCAAATTACATCTTCCAAGAATCTTTGATTATTTGTGGATTGCTGAAGATGGCATGAAAATGCAG GGTTATAATGGGAGTCAATCATGGGATACTTCTTTTGCTATTCAAGCGATTATATCAACTAACATTGCTGAAGAATATGGAACAACTTTAAGAAAAGCACATGACTACATAAAGGATTCGCAGGTTCTCCTTT GTCCTGGAGATCTTAATTTTTGGTATTGTCACATTTCAAAAGGTGCTTGGCCATTCTCAACTGCAGATCATGGATGGCCTATTTCTGATTGCACTGCAGAAGGATTGAAG GCTGTTTTATTACTATCAACATTCCCATCAGAAACAGTTGGGAAGTCATTAGATGTGAAGCGGTTATATGATGCTGTAAATGTTCTCCTTTCCTTACAG AATACTGATGGTGGCTTTGCAACTTATGAATTAACTAGATCCTACCAGTGGTTGGAG TTAATCAATCCTGCTGAAACCTTTGGtgatattgtgattgattatctGTAA
- the LOC126728911 gene encoding receptor-like protein EIX2, which translates to MPPHLCHLTHLQILNLALNKITGSIPKCLNNLISLMDIKNPSVAINHSYEILSLSYVDHTIWMWKGREYEYRNNLVLVKSIDLSSNKLNGVIPEEIWMLDGLISLNLSNNLLTGKITSDIGLSHSLEVLDLSDNELCGEIPSTLSLIDRLNFLNLRNNNLSGRIPTGTQLSTFNASAYEGNPNLCGFPLLKNCLGEETAQNPTVNRSNGDTSMQGDEDGFITLGFYVSAAIGFVVGFGGVFGTFY; encoded by the coding sequence ATGCCTCCACATCTATGTCATCTAACACATCTTCAAATTTTGAACCTTGCTTTGAACAAAATCACAGGAAGTATACCAAAATGTCTCAACAATCTTATTTCCTTGATGGATATAAAGAATCCAAGTGTAGCCATTAACCATTCATATGAAATACTCTCTTTAAGCTATGTTGACCACACAATTTGGATGTGGAAAGGACGAGAGTATGAATATAGAAATAATCTTGTACTAGTTAAGAGCATAGATCTCTCGAGCAACAAATTAAATGGGGTTATTCCGGAAGAAATTTGGATGCTTGATGGATTGATTTCTTTGAATCTCTCAAATAACTTGTTGACTGGAAAAATCACTTCAGATATTGGTCTATCACACTCATTAGAAGTCTTGGATTTATCTGATAACGAGCTGTGCGGTGAAATTCCTTCAACCCTTTCTCTTATTGATCGTCTGAATTTCTTGAACTTGAGAAACAATAATTTGTCAGGCAGAATCCCAACAGGCACTCAACTCAGTACCTTTAATGCCTCTGCATATGAAGGGAACCCAAATCTTTGTGGATTCCCACTTCTAAAGAATTGTTTGGGTGAAGAAACAGCTCAAAATCCAACCGTAAATAGAAGCAATGGAGATACTAGCATGCAAGGTGACGAAGATGGGTTTATAACCCTAGGGTTTTATGTTAGTGCAGCCATTGGATTTGTCGTCGGTTTTGGGGGAGTTTTTGGCACATTCTACTAA
- the LOC126727607 gene encoding receptor-like protein EIX1, whose protein sequence is MSNVNLSKVNNWLHVVNKLPYLTSLYLYSCNLLNIFSVPLVNSSTSFDVLNLSNNNLTSSSSVLKWLFNSNTSVVGLDFSRNPFQGLIPDAFSKINSLELLILDDNEFEGGIPKSFSGMCNLKTLSLSRNNLSEQLLGIVHNLTRCANHSIEKLYLDYNNIMGSFPDLTTFSSLRVLWLSDNQLSGTIPESLGKQSNLESLYIGGNPFEGVISEAHFSKLTKLKVFQIYNSSLVFNFSSNWVPPFQLKQLYLVSCQLGFGLPKWLQTQKSYYWLDLSNSTILDSLSNSYWIFPNKKFYMNLSNNQISGHIPNLSLGSSFGSIIDLSSNELKGEIPSFVFRGVHLDLSKNMLSELAFSLCAANNNSLRFLDLSNNRLSGELPDCWMHFEGLKILKLENNNFHGKIQAQWAL, encoded by the coding sequence ATGAGTAATGTTAACCTAAGCAAAGTCAATAATTGGCTCCATGTTGTGAATAAACTGCCGTACTTGACATCCCTGTACTTGTACTCTTGTAATCTTCTGAATATTTTCTCTGTTCCCCTTGTTAATTCTTCTACTTCTTTTGATGTCCTCAATCTCTCGAATAACAAtctcacttcttcttcttcagtacTCAAGTGGTTGTTTAACTCCAACACTAGTGTTGTAGGACTTGATTTTTCTCGTAACCCATTTCAAGGTTTAATTCCTGATgctttcagcaaaataaactcTCTTGAACTTCTCATTCTCGATGATAATGAGTTTGAAGGAGGGATACCAAAAAGTTTCAGTGGAATGTGTAATTTGAAAACATTATCTCTATCACGTAACAATCTTAGTGAACAACTTCTAGGAATTGTTCATAACTTGACTAGGTGTGCAAACCACTCAATAGAGAAATTGTATTTAGATTACAATAACATCATGGGATCATTTCCTGatctcacaacattttcatcatTGAGAGTATTATGGCTTTCTGACAATCAATTAAGTGGGACAATACCTGAAAGTTTGGGAAAACAATCCAATCTAGAGAGCTTATATATTGGTGGTAATCCATTTGAAGGTGTTATTTCTGAAGCCCACTTCTCAAAACTCACAAAATTGAAGgtatttcaaatatataataGCTCTTTGGTTTTCAACTTTAGCTCTAATTGGGTTCCACCTTTTCAATTAAAGCAGCTATATTTAGTGTCTTGTCAACTAGGCTTTGGATTACCAAAATGGCTTCAAACTCAAAAAAGTTACTATTGGCTTGATCTCTCCAATTCTACGATTTTGGATTCTCTTTCCAATTCATATTGGATCttcccaaataaaaaattctatatgAATTTGTCTAACAACCAAATTAGTGGCCATATTCCAAATTTGTCATTGGGGTCATCCTTTGGCTCTATCATTGACTTGAGTTCAAATGAACTTAAAGGCGAAATACCATCATTCGTATTTAGAGGTGTACATTTGGATCTTTCTAAAAATATGCTTTCAGAGCTAGCCTTCTCCTTATGTGCTGCCAATAATAATAGTTTAAGATTTTTAGATCTTTCCAATAACCGATTATCAGGAGAGCTTCCTGATTGTTGGATGCATTTTGAAGGACTTAAAATTCTTAAGCTcgaaaacaataattttcatggGAAAATCCAAGCTCAATGGGCTCTTTAA